aggggggaaagtcagtgctagtagggggggaaagtcagtgctagtaggggagaaagtcagtgctagtaggggggaaagtcagtgctagtaggggggaaagtcagtgctagtagggggggaaagtcagtgctagtagggggggaaagtcagtgctagtagggggggaaagtcagtgctagtaggggtggaaagtcagtgctagtaggggggggaagtcagtgctagtaggatgGAAAGCCAGTGCTAGTAGGGgtggaaagtcagtgctagtaggggggaaagtcagtgctagtagggggggaaagtcagtgctagtagggggagaaagtcagtgctagtaggggggaaagtcaaGTGTGAGTGTTTGTTCATGCTTTAAAAAAAGTTTAACCCCTGCTATACGTCCAACACATACTCCCCAGCTAAATCCATGTAGTCCTTCCAAAAGCCCGACCCCATACCTTTTGCTAGCCCAGAacacaccctaaccatagccCACCACATCTCTCTGCCATTAGATAACCCTGTAATACTTCCCTGGTCTCTGGCtctacacattcacacacacacacacacacacacacacacacagcctcaccaAGGCCCTGTTAACCACACTCTCCACACAGACTGCTGAGACACACATTCCACTGGTatgcgagagagagaaagtttacttgtaatttgtattgtttatttcacttttgttactTCACTTAACATAacatgttaacatatgtttcccatgccaataaagcccttaaatggaaattgaattgagagataaAGAACAAtgtaaagagagagcgagagagagaaagagagaaaataagtGGAAAGTacagccgtcctcccctcagcagcctcctgtgctagGTAGGTTAGTGACTGACTAGCTGGCTGACTGTGGGGTATGGGCTATTTATAGAAGGCTTAGAAATACCAcagcttcctcctcctccctgcctccctccctgcctccaccccccccccccccccccccccccccccctgcctgcCAACCCCAACAGATGGTAGGAATGTGTTACAGACTGGAGGAGAGAAACTGCCAAACCTTAAACTggttaagaaagaaagaaagaaagaaagaaagaaagagagagagagagagagagagagagagagagagagagagagagagagagagagagagagagagagagagagagagagagagagagagagagagagagagagagagagagagagagagagagagagagagagagagagagagagagagagagagagagagagagagagagagagagagagagagagagagagagagagagagagaatgtgagataAGTAAGGAGGgatggcagagagaaagagaggttgagaaagagaaagtgaaagagaaagtgacagagacagagacagagacagagacagagaaagtgacagagacagagacagagacagagaacgtgacagagacagagaacgtgacagagacagagacagagacagagaaagtgacagagacagagacagagaacgtgacagagacagagacagagacagcctaTCTGTTGTAGCTGATAATACTGATAATATTAATATTGATAATATAATATCAATATATCTGATAATATAAGCTGAGATACCATGTGTAGACATATCAGCAGTACCTGATGTTCCTTAATAAGGTCTCTAAATGGCCCAGAACATATCAATGGTGAAAGACTAAACACTCAACACAGAATGTTTCAAGAAATATATTGAACATTTTACTCACAAAAACTGTTGCAAAACAACTGttgcaatcaaatcaaattgtattggtcacatgcacatggttagcagatgttaatgcgagtgttgcgaaatgcttgtgcttctagttccaacagtgcagtaatatctaacaaataatctaacaatcccccaacaactacctaatacacacaaatctaacaaCTAATCTAACAAtcccccaacaactacctaatacacacaaatctaacaaCTAATCTAACAAtcccccaacaactacctaatacacacaaatctaacaaCTAATCTAACAAtcccccaacaactacctaatacacacaaatctaaaggggtggatgagaatatgtacatataaatatatggctgAGCTGCATAGGCAAGGTgaagtagatggtataaaatacagtatatactgtacatgtgatatgagtaatgtaagatatgtaaacattattaaagtggcattgtttaaagtgactagtgatccatttattgaagtgtccagtgattgggtctcaatgtgggcagcagcctctctgagttagggattgctgtttagcagtctgatgaccttgagatagaagctgtttctcaatctctcagtcccagctttgatgcacctgtactgacctcgccttctggatgacagcGATGTgagcaggcagtggctcgggtggttgttgtccttgatgatctttttggccttcctgtgacatcgggtggtgtaggtgtcatggagggcaggtagtttgcccccggtgatgcgttgtgcagacctcactaccctctggagagccttgcagttgagggcggtgcaattgccgtaccaggctgtgatacagcccgacaggatgctctcgattgtgcatctgtaaaagtttgtcagggttttgcgtgacaagacacatttcttcagcctcctgagattgaagaggcactgttgcgccttcttcgccacactgtctgtgtgggtggaccatttcagtttgtccgtgatgtgtacgccgaggaacttaaagctttccaccttctccactgctgtcccgtcgatgtggataggggggtgctccctcaggtgtttcctgaagtctacgatcatctcctttgttttgttgacgttgagtgtgaggttattttcctgacaccacactccgagggccctcacctcctccctgtaggctgtctcgtcgttgttggtaatcaagcctaccactgtagtgtcgtctgcaaacttgatgattgagttggacgCTGATAAAATAATTTATAAGGTTTAAGATAAATTATTAAATAATTCTATccggaaacttaaccattagggattagaggttatgtagcatggatAAGGAGTAATTAAAAAATATTAAACATAAGTCCAACTAggttagactgggagagagagaaatgtgtgtgtatgcctaagaaaacacatagaaacaattaaactatggttgaaccgaCCCGGCTATAACTCTGAGAATGTACGATAGGACAGGGAGTACCCCTCCAGGTTTCCTTtatctgggggggactggaactgtcagctgggTAGTGATAAACTGTGGTGAGAATTCTGGAGAAGAAGATAGCTCTCCTAATGTTAGTGTGCATGGGTTAGAAGAATGTTATAAATAGAATATCTTTGTATATGAACGGCAGAGCTCTTgtgaataaactttgatttgactaATTGTGAGCTGGgaattctgtctgtttcatttaaaccagAACTTTACACACTCTGGGTTGCAGACCGATTAGAATAATTGAAAATTATAAACATTGATAATAAAATTCTATATcagaggcgtgcatggccaagcagtcatgggtgaacagggagtacaggagagggctgagaacgcacccttgtgaggccccagtgttgaggatcagcagggtggagatgttgtttcctaacctcaccacctgggggtgtcccgtcaggaagtccaggatccagttgcacagggcggggtcgagacccagggtctcgagcttaatgacgagtttggagggtactatggtgttaaatgctgagctgtagtcgatgaacagcattcttacgtaggtattcctcttgtccagatgggttaggacagtgtgcagtgtgattgtgattgtgttgtctgtggacctattgggtcggtaagcaaattggagtgggtctagggtgtcaggtagggtggaggtgatatgatccttgactagtctctcaaagcacttcatgatgacggaagggagtgctacggggcgatagtcgtttagctcagttaccttagctatcttgggaacaggaacaatgtggtggccctcttgaagcatgtgggaacagcagactgggatagggattgattgaatatgtccgtaaacacaccagcctgctggtctgtacatgctctgaggatgcagctagggatgccgtctgggccggcagccttgcgagggttaacacgtttaaatgttttactcacgttggctgcggtgaaggagagcccacaagTTTTGGttgcgggccgtgtcggtggcactgtactgtcctcaaagtgagcaaagaagctgtttagtttgtctgggagcaagacatcggggtcagcgacggggctggttttctttttgtagtccgtgattgactgtagaccctgccacatacctctcgtgtctgagctgttgaattgcgactctactttgtctctatactgacgcttagcttgtttaattgccttgcggagggaatagctacactgtttgtattcggtcatgtttctggtCGCCTTGCGCCTTGTGACTCTAAGGAGTAACTGCAATCCATACTTTGGTTTGGTAGACCAAATGTTAGCATTTTCAGATTAAAAATGTGTATGAAGTTCACTGAGCAGGTGTGCAAAGCGGCTGTCACGGCCCTATGCCCATATAAAGAGTTCCTGCTACACGGCCCTATGCCCATATATAGAGTTCCTGCTACACGTCCCCATGCCAAGAAAGGTCAGAGCCCATACACTGTATGCTCAAAGTTGACAAGCTGCGTTATCAACTTCCAACAATGCTCACAATGGACAGTGGCTGATCGGTAATTGACTAAAACCATTTgcactctgtgtttgtgtggggCAAGGACCATTCACACTCCGTCACACAAACACCAACAGAAACACACATAGAAacttttagttttctcatgatttggttgagtGTAATTGCGTTGctgtcctctctatgtctctctctctttcacacacacacacacatacacctgcactgaggctaggtaacacggtcaccaccgataaatccgtgataatcgaaaacttcaacaagcatttctcaatggctggccatgccttcctcctggcgactccaaccttggccaacagccccgcccccccccccccgctgctactcgcccaagcctccccagcttctcctttacccatatccagatatCAGATtctctgaaagagctggaaaacctggacccatacaaatcagctgggcttgacaatctggaccccctatttctgaaactgtccgccgccattgtcgcaccccctattaccagcctgttcaacctctccttcgtatcatctgagatccccaaggattggaaagctgccgcggtcatccccctcttcaaagggggagacaccctggacccgaactgttacagacctatatccatcctgccctgcctatctaaggtcttcgaaagccaagtcaacaaacagatcactgaccatctcgaatcccaccgtaccttctccgctgtgcaatccggtttccgagccggtcacgggtgcacctcagccacgctcaaggtactaaacgatatcataaccgccatcgataaaagacattactgtgcagccgtcttcatcgacctggccaaggctttcgactctgtcaatcaccatattcttatcggcagactcagtagcatcggtttttctaatgactgccttgcctggttcaccaactactttgcagacagagttcagtgtgtcaaatcggagggcatgttgtccggtcctctggcagtctctatgggggtaccacagggttcaattctcgggccgactcttttctctgtatatatcaatgatgttgctcttgctgcgggcgattccctgatccacctctacgcagacgacaccattctgtatacttctggcccttccttggacactgtgctatctaacctccaaacaagcttcaatgccatacaacactccttccgtggcctccaactgctcttaaacgctagtaaaaccaaatgcatgcttttcaaccgttcgctgcctgcacccgcacgcccgactagcatcaccaccctggacggttccgacctagaatatgtggacatctataagtacctaggtgtctggctagactgcaaactctccttccagactcatatcaaacatctccaatccaaaatcaaatctagtcggctttctatttcgcaacaaagcctccttcactcacgccgccaaacttaccctagtaaaactgactctcctaccgatcctcgacttcggcgatgtcatctacaaaatagcttccaatactctactcagcaaactggatgcagtttatcacagtgccatccgttttgttactaaagcaccttatacgacccaccactgcgacctgtatgccctagtcggctggccctcgctacatgttcgtcgtcagacccactggctccaggtcatctacaaggctatgctaggtaaagtgccgccttatctcagttcactggtcacgatggctacacccacccgtagcacgcgctccagcaggtgtatctcactgatcatccctaaagccaaaacctcatttggacgcctttccttccagttctctgctgcctgcgactggaacgaattgcaaaaatctctgaagttggagacttttatctccctcaacaactttaaacatctgctatccgagcagctaaccgatcgctgcagctgtacatagtccatcggtatatagcccacccaatttacctacctcaccccccatactgcttttatttatttacttttctgctcttttgcacaccagtatctctacttgcacatgatcatctgatgatttatcactcccgtgttaatctgctaaattgtaattattcgatttattgcctacctcctcatgccttttgcacacattgtatatagattctctttttttctaccatgttattaacttgtttattgtttactccatgtgtaactctgtgttgttgtctgttcacactgctatgctttatcttggccaggtcgcagttgcaaatgagaacttgttctcaactagcctacctggttaaataaaggtgaaataaaaaatgtatttaaaaaaaacacacacacatacacacacacacacacacagagagagagagagagagacactgaataCAACTGACTCCACACTTCACTTCACAAACAGAATGATTATCACATGAGATAAACGGCATGTGAACAAACTGGTATCTGATTGATATTTTAAGAGGAGCTTTCATTTCCAGACAGAGCTGGTCtgacacagagaaagacagagatagacagtGACAGTGATACAGATATCGAGACACGGAAAGACGGAGAGACGACAGAGAGTGATCCAGAGAAACGACAGAGAGAGCGATCCAGAGAGACGACAGACAAAGTGATCCAGAGAGAGGGTCATagaagagagagtgacagaatAAGACACCAGCTGTGATATCTAACTGAAGGTAACActtcaccatcatcattacaatAAGTTCAGCATTGATACTATCATATTCAAGTCAATCTGTGAGTCCATTGAAAAAGCCAGCATGTTCAATACTATATTTATATTAAACGTCAATACAATACAATTCAAATCAATATAGTTGTAAAGTATAcaagaggctggtgggaggagctataggtgaatgggctcattgtaatggctggaatggaattattgGAACGGAATCAAACGTCCAGAAATTACAACGAGCCTATccttctatagctcctcccaccagcctccactgcagtAGATGAATAAGTGAACTTTCTTATTCCCTGTGACGTGACGCTTGCAGAACCCTGTGTGGCAGAAAGCACAATTACAGTCTTCTGACATTGCAATACAGTGGAGTGGAATGAGTTGGAATATCAAATGCTCAAgatttttcaaaaaacatttcAGTGAACGTAACTACCGCTATTTTAATACAATTATaattatcatcatcatcctcttcatcattatcatcatggGGTGTTCATTCTGGATTCACCAGGATAAATTAACACTACATTATTCATATTATTATTCATTGTATTataatttatgttttttatttaacctttattttaacagggaagacaTATTGAGAACTAGGTCTCATTTACAAAAAATAGCCATTATATCaaaactataactatatctacagtactagtcaaaaatGTGGACACACCTAATTCCAGGGTTTCATGGACTGttgttccaggtgactacctcatgaagctggttgagagaatgccaagagtgtgtaaaactgtcatcaaggcaaagggtggcttctttgaagaatctcaaatataatatatattttgatttgtctaacactttttgggttactacatgattccatatgtgttatttcattgttttgatgtcttcactattatttgacaatgtagaaaatagtaaaaataaagaaaaatgtgtAGGTTGTCCAAacgtttaactggtactgtatatatgtatgtatgtatatatatgtacgaacacattaaaatacaaaaacagtCATGGGAAGCGCAAATAAATCATCACAAATCACCCAGAAACTGTTACATTCCTCTACAAATAAGTCCCCAATCAATACTTTAaatttcccaaatggcaccagaACATAATTAACATGATGAATCAATACCATTGATAATCCAGTTACTTCGAGGACAATTCCATCACAATAAAAACAGTTATGCTGTAAGTGTATATGCACAGATTTGCTAGAAATGTTggtgttttattgtttttgtcagtCACATTGCATGATTTCTCACATGAGTCATTTTAGAACCTCTGGTCGAGTTCCTGCCCATGGATTTGCAGGCGTTGCATTGCATCATCCATTGGTTGCGTGCCACGTCAACGACTGTGCAGTCGGGCATCAGATTTTGCTATATGATATGTGGTTAGCTCATATGTTAAATACCTATCCATGCGTTGTAAGATCTGGCCTGCGTCTGCAACGTAGTCGGGCAGGAACTCAACCTCTATTTCACCCTAGTCTACAGTGTACTATTATTCCCAGAGTGCCATTCACTTCCCAGGGTGTAATGCTCTACTAGCAAGCCCAGCTAAAGTAGTCTAAATATATTGCATGGGtgtatcaaatcaaagtgtatttgacaggtgcgccaaatacaacaggtagatcttacagtgaaatgcttacttacacgcCCTAACCAATAGTGCAATTTAAGTataaaaaaataggtattaggtaaacaatagagaaggaaaaataattaaaataaaacagtaaaatgacagtgaaaataacaatagcgagactatatacaggtgttacggtacagagtcaatgtgcaggggcaccggttagtcgggctaattgaggtaatatgtacattaatgtatagttaaagtgactatgcatagatgatgaaCAGAGAGCCGCAGCAGCGTAAAATAGTGGTATTTCACATGATTTAAGGGTTGTAATCCAATTTGCGATAGATTTTCTTGcaaatattctcaaatctgccTAAAACAATATGTGCATTTTCTCACCAAACAGACttattgcggataaaaggctttgagtgatgacgtagtgcacataaaaaataACATTTGCCACTAAATTCCCATCTACCAAATGAAAAAGTTCAATGGTTTTCCATCATTTTCAACTCTACAACTCTAGACGGGTTGGTCTCAAAAACTGTttcgttaaatagcaaatgtgcccacaAAGGTCTTGGCATATGCACTTGAACCAACCGCTCACAGCTACAGTGCAGGTAGTCTACCAACACAAATTCGACCATGTCGAACAAACAAATTGGTTGTGACTTTTTAATGTGTCAGGTAATTAATCTGTATGAAATGGTTGGAATGAAATGTGGTTATCGTCACCATTATAGTCAAAAGTAATTTGAATGTAGATGCTCATTTGGCTAACGAACGCCGCTACAATACTGTATCATAGCCTTTTTCACTCCTTCGAACAACGTGCACTTTTATTACATTGCACTGGTTCTTAGTCATTGCATGCTAATTGACGAACCCAACAAATTAAACATCCCAGGTCTGTGGTATTTTTCTGAAAAACAAATCCAGTCACCGGAGGCACATCTATTATGAGAAACAGTTTGCCAGTCCACTCTGATTGTAAAATGTGTGAAGCACGGTCAAATAAATGTTTATATCCAACTTTTCCCGAAGCTCACTGCCCATCTCTGGTAGTGGGAAGCCATCTTTGATGACGTAATTGTCTTGCGCGACTACTGGTATGGGGAGTGAGCTTCTAGAAACATAAAATGAATCTGAAAATGTGTAAGACATCCCGAAATACTTAATAATAACAATCCAAATGTCCATTTTGCCCTTTAGTCCAGTATAGCAGCTTTGCATGTGATGCATTGTTTCTCTCTTACTTTACATAGTGTGAAGCCATGGAAAAAACAGTGTTCCTGGTCATTCTGTTGTCAGGTCAGTAAAGGAATAACAGAATTGAAAGTTTTTGCATTACCTACTTAATAAATAATACATCATTATTTTGTGGAATACATTTAATATAAATTATGTATAAATTAGGAAGTGTTCTTTTGACAATTTAAACCATCTGTTGCACATGTTTCAATTAATATTTTCAGGGCTGTGTCCTACAGTAACAAAAGCCACAACCATGGTACAAACTATGGAACCTGTTACTACCCAACCCCAAACAACGGAACCTGTTGCTACCCAACCCCAAACAGCGGAACCTGTTACTACCCAACCCCAAACAACGGAACCTGTTGCTACACAACCCCAAACAATGGAACCTGTTGCTACCCAACCCCAAACAACGGAACCTGTTACTACCCTACCCCAAACAACAACACTCCCTACTACAGGTGGTAGGCCTACTGAGAAAAACTGGTGCAAACGCAATGCTAATCTGGTTTGTGAATCTGTGTAATGTTAAACTGCCCGAGCAGATCTCTACTCTCTGACAAGCATAGCATCCTCTCATATCCTCGTTTTAGTGACTGTTTCCAAAGCAAGTGTGGTCTGCAACGAGACCAGCATGACGGTGGCTGTGGAGAAGGCCTCCATCGTGGGTCTCTATGAGGACCACCTGCGTCTTAATGACCCGTCCTGCAGTCTGAGCTCCAATAGCAGCCACGTCTTCAGGACCCTGGCCCTCAACACCTGCGGCACCCAGCTGGAGGTCTGGACTTGTATTCACAAAAATAGTGCCTATCCAGGATCAGATCCTCCCTGTCCCTATaatcatattcattatgatctaaaatggAAATCGGCTCCTATATCAGCACAGTATTACATATTTGACGTATTATTTCAACCAGATCTTTGCCATTTATATCACTCTGACAGTGATCATCAATTAAAGCAAAATATGTTGCTTTTCAGGAGGAAGAGGACAACCTAATCTTCAGAAACGAGATCACTTCCTTTGAGGACTCCAGTGCCGTGATCACCAAGAGGGACGAGATGGAGATCGAATTCTGGTGCGTCTACCCCAAGAAGGGCAACGTGAGCCTGGAATTCCTGGCCCACAAGATTCCGTACATTTTCAGAGAGAAGGGCTTCGGGAAGTTCACCTACCAGTTTGAGTTCTACCACAGTAGTAGTTTCAACAGGATGGTGGATCCAGCCAGTTACCCAGTGGAGGTGTGTATGTAGCGTAACTAGTTCACTGAACTATGCTTGCTTAATGTGTTACCTAGCTTGACACCTTAAGATCCAGACTGATTAGGTTTTAGATCAGTGGGCAAACACGATCTTGATTCATGCAGACAGCCCAGATTCATAGAACAAGAAATTGCATCGTCTTTGCTGCTGTagggcggcaggcagcctagtggatAAGAGCTCAGGGCTTTTaaccaaaaggtcactggttcgaatcccgagccgactaggttAAAAAATCTCTCAACGTGTCCTTGACCAAGGCACCTAAccgtaattgctcctgtaagtcactctggataagaacgtctgcgaAATGACAACAATTCAAATTATGTACTTTCCCGACATTATATATAGCTATATTGAGTTAACTAATAAATAATGTCAATTTATCCTAAAGAGGATCTAGCCAATGTACAGGCTAATTGGTTATGTcacagatctagaatcagcttaCCGTACCCAAATCTTGACCCTTTGGGTTGGTGGAAGGGAGTAAAACTAacaaactgaccttagatcagtgtcatAGGACAACATCACCTTCTCTGTGGTTCCAGGTGGAACTGAAAGAGATGGTCTACATGGAGATCACATCCACGTCCTCAGTCCCCAACACTGAAATGTTTGTGGAGTCATGCATGGCCACGCCAACAGACAATCCCAACGACCCAGAGCACTACAGCATCATCCAAAACGGGTCAGTGACAAACACTAAGACCCTGACCAAACCGGCCACAAGTGTTTCATGAAGAAAGTATGCATATTTTCCCTGTTTCTTTCAGCCTTCTCACCATTAAATCGAGTTAAGGAGGAAATTGACacctttgcagcctgaatggagaatgttttagGTACGAACCAGTCTATGGGGGATACGAGTGTATAGCCGgctgcatacagtgcatttggacaGATGAAACAACTCAATATCACCATCTGCCGGCCTTTGAGCTAGTTTCCCTATAAGTCATTGCTTCACTGGTGTGTATGCTCACATAtaggttgcatcccaaatagggttctggtcaaaagtagtgtactgtgtagggaataaggtgccattcgGGACACAGACTTAGTTTATTGCAGCGCCCCTTCCAGGTGAAACATTGCATTTTTGGAATGACCCAC
The nucleotide sequence above comes from Salvelinus namaycush isolate Seneca chromosome 35, SaNama_1.0, whole genome shotgun sequence. Encoded proteins:
- the LOC120029370 gene encoding ZP domain-containing protein-like gives rise to the protein MEKTVFLVILLSVTVSKASVVCNETSMTVAVEKASIVGLYEDHLRLNDPSCSLSSNSSHVFRTLALNTCGTQLEEEEDNLIFRNEITSFEDSSAVITKRDEMEIEFWCVYPKKGNVSLEFLAHKIPYIFREKGFGKFTYQFEFYHSSSFNRMVDPASYPVEVELKEMVYMEITSTSSVPNTEMFVESCMATPTDNPNDPEHYSIIQNGCKKDETVQIYSSSQSQFHFAMEAFKFIGMHDQVYISCAVVLCETGNTNTRCAQGCINDTTATTPQHRQEREAALETNPHYISQGPLRVRRSADTKGNADVALNLNLLFIAGSFLAAVAMVCGVVMYRSRESKDKYQP